The stretch of DNA gaaacaaaaaaatttatcAATTAATGTTACAATTGAAGAGGATAATAAGAAAAGATGTTGATAACGACCCaagataaagatgatgatacGATGACaaacgataatgatgatgaagataacaaagatgatgataaagatgatgaagCCGATGACGACAATCACGATGACACCGATCAATAAATATACATAGAAACGTCATCCGTACCTTGGCGTTTCAGCTTTACAAACAAACATCTCATTGGTTGATTTCTTCAGCAACATTGAACGAAGCCAGACGCTAGGCGTTTCTGAGGGAAAAAGAGTATCAAGATAAGAACGAAAGCAAAAAGCCTTTGGAACCTAACCTAAATTCACCACTGCACAACAACCGAATCACCATCCCAGTCCCTAGCGTTTTTCGGGTTCCAGACCCTCTTCTCCCAAGACCAACTACAGGAATTCCAAAAAGAACGAGTGGCTATGCTGTTATGGATGTTGTCGTCGTTATTGTTAGTTTTCCATCGTCCGTCTACGTCGTTGTTCCGTCCTACGTCTAATTTATAAGTTTATTACCAGTCTCCCCGTCCACGTGACCGTATAGTTCAACTCGCATGCACGCTCTTTGACTACAGGTCCTGGGTTCGAATCGGACGTATTTGGCTGTGAGGGGCTTGAGAAGCTTGTGCTTAGTTGACAAGTTTTCCACGAAGTTTCCGAGAAAGATCTTTAAGAGAAGAGAAACATCAGAAGCAATTGATAAAAATAAGTTAAGACATTTCtttgagttctctgataaaaatcttaccacccccgaaaaagagaaagggtatttttgtatgcctttgcagtatctccacgggacgtttattgtcggaatTGGCTACAAaacagagtgatctagcttatgctttatagttttgtctacaaatagcacttctattgagaaccgaaagtggaccttcggccgttgtgtggggggtgcgttcgcaccccctgcacccccctgggtacgggcctgtgtaATCAGCTACGTTATCATGTAAGTTTTTATTCAGTTACATGAAACCGCACCTTTGTGTTACCATTCTGTGAAAATTGGATCCAGGCTACCCCGTCCAGACTTGTCGAAAGTGAATAGGAGTTTATTCCACGAAAAACTCCCGTTGTTCCGTGCAAGCCTTGAGTCTCAATCTACGAATGCATAAAATGCTCTTTTTAGGAATGTAAATCACGTGAATTCAGTCAACTCTCGCTATTTCGGACACCCTGCCTCAAGACTTTAATTTGGTGCCGGAAATGGCAAtcttgttactatgagcacattTTGATtcttctgcattttagaacgcatcaggactaaaagagaaaaatgtttctgctatctgagcctcggcatgttctcaGCATGTTCTCAgcaaatctcaggctggacgcttttatataaaaaaatgttcttataaaaaaaagtgtagcaataataaggttgttactaagagcacaatttgattcaaCATTTTAGAGCGTATCAGGacttaaaataagaaaaaaaacccggCTATCTGAGCAtcagcatgttcttagcatgttcttaaaatttgataaaatCTTAGGCTGGaaattttttataaaaaaaggttcttataaaaaatagtgtatttagtaaataaaccccttctggcggctgggatatcggcggataatgtccaaggatgagaaatggtacgaaaaataaacagttagCCGAGAAGCTAAGCTTCGAAGGAAACTGTGAAATGTTGAGGACCATTTCTCATCCGCGGACCTTATCCGCCGATATCTCAGCGAGACaaagaaggggtttatttattttttatcccaGTCACTACACTGGAAATGCGAAAAGTGTATTCTACGCGCGTTGACGTGCACTAGAATTTTTTGCCATTCGCGAAAGATAACAATCCATGCAACaaatttttttcattagagCAAAAACTACAAGCTCAAAACTTGCATTTTAACTGATGGATTTACGCCTAGActattttcttattgttctgctgagagctggaatagaaattgaagcaaaagttttcaattttgaaatgtcttcTGCGCGCCCGCTGACGTGCACGGGAATGACGCcatgagcgcgcgctgttgtgAAGTTCTTTGTCATAGATTTTTCTTTCCCGTTTCAGGATAAATtctatctaaaaaaatacatttgatGATAGTTCTATAAAAGAAATGAAACATTCTTTCTGTGCCTTCATAGCGTTTTGAAAACCATGGTGTTTTTTTGAGGAGTTATTGAGCAGACGAAAAGCAAGTTTTGACTGCACAAAAATGTTCACAGGACAGATATCACTTTGCCTGGACGTTATCGACTGTTATTTGTCCTGTGAAAATGTGCACGTGACCCGTATTGACCAATGAGCGCGCGTGAAAATTCATCACTGAAATATAAAACGATATAATGTTGCGTATGTTCTTACATCGTAATGCCCAATAAGGCGCTACGTATATTTGTCAACATTTTTAGCCTAGGAGAATGTGAGGTGTTGTTGCATTCTCTACAGCACCATAATGACCTCAACTATCTGCCATGTCTTCGCAAGGTCAATCTGCAAAAAGACAGACGGATCACAGGTCAACGCGCACCACCCTCCACCGGCGTCTGACGTGTCGAGTCTCGCATGTTCTGGGCCATGCATGGCATCGAGGATGGACGGGGATGTAAACTGGGGGTCTGGGACGGCTGCCCGCGATGACACACCAATAGCAGAAGGTTCTAAAATAATGTAGAGGCCCTATGTTAGGTCTTAACTCGGCAAGCCTTAACACGTGTTTCCTTACTTCCCATCGGCTGGCCGGGAAAGCATTCCAGTAAAAATGGTATACCACCTCAATTCCGGTTTTCaagttttaaaatattgttgATGTCCGAGTTATTAATTTAGTTACCTCCGCCGTGGCTTGTTTTAGCGTTACATGCGTACACCTCCAAACTATAGTTGTACTCAGAACTGGAAAGCGGCCTATAAGGGGGTAGAAGGACCCGGATATAACGACCCCTGGCAATGGTTTTCATCACTATGGCAACGTTCACGTAATCAGGACTGGTTCCTTGGAAAAGCTgcaaaaggaaaaacaaatgaaatagTAAGTCTAGCCCCGGGCGTTCTGATCTGTGATAGGTAGAGGTTCGGACGTTGCACAAGCTTGTCCCAGACCCCATGCTTCCTCACGGTCTATGTAGCATTggcacaggggcgtagccaggggggtagCCTAGGGGGGCCGCCCCATCCCCCTTAAGCTGcgaaaaatacagtaaatgtaagagacattatttaaaatacaggagaaaaagCCTgaaaagtcccttttgggccccctcctgttaaaaatcctggctatgccgcTGGGCCAACCCTGTAAAAGCGCCAGTGACTAGACTGTataatatcaagaaaatttagccaaaaaattgtcgtttttttttttttgcctaacGCGGTCATACCATATAAGGagactaatatattccttatttggaaaaaaactactgattatttttaaggttgccgtactGCAGGTGCTTCGttaactttatgacttgtaatcaaaagggaaaaacagtgactgtgaccatctctagtcaatggagaaagtatctaaAAAAcctaagattcctcggtaccagacccccaaaacttTTTCTTCATAGTTAAGGGCTAACAGACAAAAATAATGATGGATCTTGACCGCCAAAAATCTACACCCATGTCACATTTGGGGACAAGcagtcttttttataaaatatttgatCTCGagatcatttttttctatgtgGTAGGCGTAGTTGTACTTCCAatcatgtgacgtcatcgtgcGCAACCCGAGATAAATAAATGTGAAGTATTTCGGATCCGAGCGTGTAATTGTCTTATTTTGCGGTCGCTGAAAACCGGGCCGTAGCATGGTGTTGGGCACAGGGGGCACGTGCTACCCCTATATCTACCCCAAAGTTATATGGGAATAACCAGGAggagcgtggctgtgccccccaacaTTTTCTTAATGGTTCTGTATtgcccaccccccaccccccacccctcccaatcttacgtggcctgctacggctctgggAAAGCGCCTGACGCTCGAGTATGAGTGATATTACCGTGGGCAATTTATTATTCGGTGAAAGATTGGATAAAATCATTACAAGATCTACATCTGCGTAGAAACTTCTAACCCCCTGAAAAGAAGTCAGCCCCACAAATGCTTCGGTGTATTTAACAAAAGGTTAAATCACATTCTTACTTTTATTAGGAACTCAAAACATGCACAAAGTGCATTAAGAGTCATTGAGAggacagaaaaacaaaattgtgtTGGAACTCATCCCAAAAGCAACTCTTATACTTAAGTATTTTAGCCCTGTGTAGTTAAAATGCAGGATTAGGGGAAGGAGGTGACTCCTAACGTTTAGGGTATAAACTCACTGCTATCCCTAAGGGGGTGTTCAAACTTTTCCCTCTTCTGCTTTCTTATGAATGTAGTCAGGACTGAAATTCAGGAAAACTGACAATGTGCTTGTTTTTTAGTTCTTGTGGGGCAGAAATCAGTGTGTGTATTTTCTCACCTTCCCTCCCTCTGTGAGATTTGGCAACTAGCCACCCCTTACTCTCCCTCCTTCCCAGAAATAAATATCTTAGTGCAGACCAGAAAACGATTATCCACTGGTTCTTCCCATTTACACAATCCTTcaatctttatattttttttaaaaaaaaagaaaaaaaccataaaatttaaaatcataaaagtaacaaaaaaggCTCTAAATGAAAATCCATATCCAAAACATCCAAAACAAGGGACAATTTATTTGGTTGCTTTACCATTCAATATCCTATATAGTACATACGCCTATTTCTAAAAACgctgtcagtgcaaacggttaacaaaaatggcagttctacaacCGAAAGAACCCATGGGTCCCAATTTATTTGGTCCAAATTCAGaaacatataaataaaacatgacCATTAAATGCAATTAATATATGGTTCTGACATATCGCCTGAGTTTATTGGCcagctttatttttaaaaataataactacATTTAAGCACATTTCTAttgtagaactgccatttggcatAGGTGTATACATTATCAAATTAAATATCAACAGTTTCAATGGTGTTGTTGAGTCTGGATCTTTCAGCTGCAAAAACAACCTTATGACTTCTCAATGAGTCCTTGATTCCAGTAAGGATCAAGGACTGATCATTTGAACTAACAGACTTAATAAATGCATCAATCATGAAAAAGTCAGCACCACCATGTCCTCTTAGTCTTGTGCTTGCAGGTACAGTTTGATCAGGAAATATTTGGTCTCCTTTGCCGGTAGTGAAATCAAAGACTTCAATAGGGCCATGACTCGATCCATCCCACCTCAGTTCTCCTTTGGTCCCACAAATTCTGGTCTCTCGCCGCATGTCCTTGGTGAAAGCATTCATGGTGAAACTTGCAGTGGCTTCATTTTCAAACTCCATGTTTACAACTTGGTGGTCCACAACATCGTTGTCACATTCATAAACACATTTTCCATAAGGACCAGATTTCAATGTTTCTGTCAGTGCATGTCTATAACCTTTGGGATGATCCTCAACATCACAGACAACAGACATTGGCCAATGAGGGATTTCTCTAGGACTCAATCTATCAAGGTAGATTTTCTTAGCTGAATAGGGGCATAATCTCTCAACTTCTTCAGGACAAGAGAGACATGTTTGACCTGCTCCTTTCGGCTTCTGGTCTTGTCTAAAATGCTTTAAGCTTCCAAAACTTTGAATTTTGTTACACTTTCTGTCCCCCATCCAAAACATTATGAGATCGATATCATGACAAGACTTTGCCatcaatgaaaatgttgatgtTTTTACATTTCTCCAATTACCTCTAACAAAACTGTGTGCAAAATGCCAGTAGAGGATATTTTCTCGATGATCAACAGTGACAACTTCCCCAATGTAACCTTGATCAATGATTTctttgattttcaaaacaggTGGGAAATATCGGAGGACATGGCATACCGCAAGGATCACATTAGCCTTTTGACAAGCCATTGCAATTTCTTCACATTCCTTTTCTTCAACAGACATGGGCTTTTCAAGCAGAATATGATAGCCCCGGGAAGCAAATGAAACAGCAGGACCACAATGAAATTGATCCTGGGTGCATATAAATACACAATCTGCAATTCTAGTTCCCTTTGAAGACAATTTAACCCAATCATCCACGATCAATTCCTCATTGGTTAATCCTGACATTCGAGCAATTTTTTGTCTCCTTGACTTAATTGGGTCTGCAACTGCAACAATTTTTAATCGTTGAGGACATTCTAGAGCATAGCTTGAATAATTCTGGCCTCTGTTTCCACATCCTACCACAATGGCAGTAACTTGTCTTGTCTCAGATTCCATTGTCCCTCTTGTTACAGCTGTTGGTCAAGAAAAGGATTTCTATGTAATAATAGCAGTAATAAAATGCTTCTATATATCTCAAATGGCTTTCAAGAATAGACCCAATTTATGGAGAAATTTAGAAAGTTGAGATAATAGTCAGCAGGGCAAACTGCTGACAAACTGACTGACACAATGAAAGAGAGGCTTTGGGAGGTCAGATTTGTTTAAAGAAAGGTAATCATGCTACCATTTTATGCTCGCGCACTACTTCTAGtaactcaaagaatccatttccatcggctaattccaGGAAGTAACTGTCCTTATTTCTACTTTCTACTTTCGACTTTAATCGTGCatggttattttaaagtttcctTGCAAACAGACCCTATTTTTCGATgtatataaaaacaaagtgAGTGGTTGATCGGCATTCTTTAAAGCCGTCTTACTGATATTTGTAGCTTTTTTTCAAATTCCATCAGTGTGGCAGTAGATGGCAGTGGGTATAAAGCATAACAGAAAAACCTAAAATCAGCTGCGAATCCAGtcccaaaaggggggggggagcaagGGTTAAAAAAGGGAGGGCtggattcattgttcttccgtAGATTTCcctatatttcttgttatttttgagccaaatatctgaccaaaggggagggggggggggggctgggaaCCGTTCGGCCcgcccctagatccgcccctgcaaaATAAAggttttttaaaaatcaaaacttgTTCTCAAGTTGGCTAATTTTGTTTTGGTAGCCACAAGacaaattttattgacaagATTTCAACATTATAGGAACATCTTATAGGAACGTCTTTAAAATGGTGTTGTAATGGTTGCTGAtgtaaaagtataaaaaagagagagaaTAAGAGATCAGGGTTTGACTCGATATTCAATAAGGGATTTGAATTGGTTCCAAAAATCATCAAGTATCAGCGGACCATTGTTCACTTCTTGATGCTAGAAGgcgaaagaagaagaagagcaGCCTTTTGTCGACGGTGAAGCGGAAACAAAGAGCAGTCGTTGGTTAAAACTTACCCAAAGCCGAGAATGACAGCCTGATAATCCAGCTTCGGGAGGAAGAAAAATTGCCAACTGTTTCTTCCTCGTGCCCAGGCGCTTGACCGAGCCAAGCATTCTCGCAAAAAggccatggaaaggacaaaagaaaaaaaaacgcgccgtCTTCTGTTGTAGCCACCAAGCTCTCTATTTGTCTCTATTGATATATTAAGGTGAACAATATACGAAATACgtgaaaataattaaaaaaaaaagaaacatctTAGTTTAGAATTTCCATCTCAACGGTATTAAAACGAAGTCAATGGTAGGAAACTGATTTGGATCATCGGTCACGTTTCGTCCTTAAATCCACACTTTTTTATCGTAAATCTCGCTCAAATCACGCTGACATTCTGTTATTGGCtgctcatcatcatcatcatcatcatcatcatcatcatcatcatcatcatcatcatcatacgaagaaaccgttgtcgttttaggagtctggtaccgaggaattttagtttctCTTTAGAGGCCTTCTCCATTCATTATAATGGttacagtcactgtttttctcttctggaTACAATTCACAAAGTTTGCGAACCACCTGCGGTGCAGcagccttaaaaatgacaagaatcgtgcaggttttccaaataaggaatatattagtttccttatatggaagtgaccgcgtctgggaaaaacgacaatttttggctaaattttcttgatatgcatcatcatcatcatcatcgtcatcgtcattattattatgattattgttgtagttgttcttgttcttgttgttgttattattattattatcagcaTATTATTTTGAAGATTCTTTTTAATGAGAAATGACACACTTCTTGGTCACCAAGGGGggttgcgcgcgcaccctgcgcacgcACGCGCCTGCTTCATGGCAACTTCTAGCTAGCCTAGCAAATCAGTGTATAATTACATATCTTTTGCTGTCGTGTTATAAACAATTTGACAGCAAACTCAAGAATATGTGAATACGCGCTATTCCCGAACCTTGGCGGTCGCGATACAAACGAATTTTAGCGTTATACTAATATCGACATATCACCTCCGTTTTCTGAGACTTCTCTCGCAGCTTCCAGGAGAACCCATTTTTGCTGACAGATATTTTTGGTGCACTGCTTGGAATAGTGTTATCCTTTGGCACACCGCTTAGCACGgcctgaaaaaaagaaaatggctACTTTTATTAAATATAAACCATTTGAAAGTCCAGGTGAGTACCGTTAGTTGTTGATTGTTTATCGGTTTTGAGTTTTGGTTGTTTAATATTTTCAGCATCAAAACGAAAGAGGCCCTGGGAACGAGATGGTCAGTCTGTAGGTCGGTATGCTATCGGTTTGTCTGTAGGTCGGTTTGTTTCAGGTAATTCGGTTTTTATAGGGCCAGTTTGGTTGCACTCGGTCATTTCCGGTTTTGGACTGTTCGGTTTGTAGATTTGTTGGTTagatacaatacaataatcttTGAATAGTCTTTATTCTAAAAGGGCTGGCACATTATATAAtcaaatcgtttttttttttcttaccaaaGGCTCATGGACTGGACGGTTTATAGATTGTTTAGTCATCTGACTGTTTGGTTATACAGGTCACCTTGTAAAAGGTCGGTTTTCTGGTTTGATAGATAGCCATATTACTTGGCATATGAAATATATGACAAAGACCTGATATACTCTGGAATCACATTCAAAATCTGAAATGGCTCTTGCCATAAGAAAATGGTTCTTTCCATAAGAACATGGCTCGTGGCTCTTGCCATAAGATGTGGCTCTTACCATATGAACCTCTCTGATCATTCTTAGGTCCAGCTGTACATAGTTTTGTGACATCAAGAGCGTAGAGCTGATGTGCTTCAATAACGTCAACGGTACCCACCCAGGGGTGCTATGTAACCTCGCCATGTGTGCCGACGTGTTAGGCAGCAATGATGTCACAGTTATTTGACTATCTTTGATTTTTCCGCTCTCCATTCCGAGTGCTTCGAAGTCATTACAACCTGAATAAAAACAGGattttaaccctattcagaccggggggggggcttttgaggcccccagcacctttgatctgtaataatttttgaactagtagagctagagcattgaaatttgatgactttttctaaaatttatctgggatcagtttggtgtaaaccaaaattttgatatgtgtaccctggtaaccatagcaaccaagttttgaggtttaatgaaaattaggcGAAACGCTTTAAGTCGTTAAGATCAACTATACATACGACGTGCTCAACGTAAATCCATGTcatataaacgttttataacaagttttgaaaaaacaataaaaatgtacGTCTCTATTTTAGGGAGAGAGGGGCGGTGGTTTTTTGTCAATTGACACGAAGATTgaatattgtcaaaaagcttTATATTTTGCCACCCagttttattgattaaaataaaaaaaactttcattaaatccaagatggtgggtccaagatggcggatgctgaTGTCACATAATTATAAAAATCGCTGGGTTTTTTAactaacatctaaatttggcaaaatcttTTTCAAATTCCTCtatgttaaataaaaaaagtagaaaaaacatttttgggaaagatttaaattattactttaattaagaGTCCAGGTGCAAacttatgctatattaaagGTACCATGCCAATCATAATAATATATGTCTACTATAATATATGTCTACTATTATGTCATCGTAATATATGTCTACTGCAAGATAATAAGATTATCGAAAAAAGACATGCAGAAATACacatcttaaaaaaaacagaaatattgccCGTTTCTGCTcacttaagtgacgtcatcgtcaTTTTTTAAGAATATCGGTCGCTTTTTGAACTGATTAGGAAAGGTTTCGAAAGATAGGCTATTTATAACCATATGTCCTTAAATGACACGTTATCATGACGTGATATTGTGGTGCTATGGCAACACCATATATCattttgttcctctttgtcagataatgattctttgaaaatttggtcATAATAGCTCCAATGGTTCAAAAATTACGGATGGGGGCAAAAGAGCCCCCCCCGGTCAGAGGAAGCCTCAAAAAGCCCGGTCTGACTAggatttatagaaaaaaaagttcgATTTCGAAGATTGCCAAACGAGGCATAAAGGCCAGTTGCCCTTAACCTGATCCTCTCATGGTCGCCAAAAAGTGGATCATATTTATTAAGAGTTGTCaaaaatactatccttttttcCGTATGATCTATCCGAAGTTATGAATATAGGCCCATCAGCCACCCCTTTCTAGAAGTCCTGCGaagcatcctcggggacccagggcgtcgcggaggtcgggcacacagggagcgcgcgagaaagaaagagGATTTTTCTATCTCGcacgctccctgtgtgcccgacctccgcgacgccctgggtccccgaggatgttgTGAAaggtaaacaataaaaacacttTCAACCTGCAGGCTAGCTTCCCTACCAGGTGCGTAGAATGCAAGCTGGACCAAACGTCGGATTGTGCTCTCTCCGGCGCATATATCACGTGATCGATAAACCAATGCGACGTCAGAAGTGACGAAGTAAAACTTGTTCTTTGGAGAAATCGCCGGATCGATAGTCACATTGAGCCGTACATCCAGCTGGTCAGCAGTTGTAACACCTGAAATCTTATTTATGCATCACAAATAATTtaattttgtaatattttgttGAAGGAACACACGTCAttacaaaagtaaaaaaaatggagaTCTAAGAGCTGACTTTGCGGCACCAGCTTCTCCCCCTTTTCCCCCCTTAACCAGGCGTTGACCTCGTCCATTGTGTTTCTGTCCTCTTCGAACGGCCGTGCTGAGGACTTTTGATTTAAGTTATTCCTACATCAATTTGGAATGCTGGACGTAAATGAAATGGTAAAAATAGTGACAGGATAAcagacgaaaaaaataaaaaaaaatatataataattcaATAATACCTTGATAGTCACTTTGTTGGCGTTGTGTTCGACCAGGTCAGGTGACTTCGTCGCTGGCTGTGATTGGCTAGACTTATACAATAGCGACGATGGAAGGTTCCATTCAATTGAACCCACACTAATATTGAAATCATGGGGTGCCAATTCTGATCGTAAGATGACATGTTGACTGCAAGGTGAGAAGTTGATAGTGATAAGGCTAGTGGACGCGCTCTTTGTTGTCTGATGTAGTTTGCTGTTGTCATAGCTgctattgttgttgtcatagctgctatttttattgttgttgttgctgttatatttcagtttttgaaccgttgttattgttaatgttcaaataaaacaatacgTTTATTCACACCTTT from Nematostella vectensis chromosome 8, jaNemVect1.1, whole genome shotgun sequence encodes:
- the LOC5515219 gene encoding uncharacterized protein LOC5515219, with the protein product MESETRQVTAIVVGCGNRGQNYSSYALECPQRLKIVAVADPIKSRRQKIARMSGLTNEELIVDDWVKLSSKGTRIADCVFICTQDQFHCGPAVSFASRGYHILLEKPMSVEEKECEEIAMACQKANVILAVCHVLRYFPPVLKIKEIIDQGYIGEVVTVDHRENILYWHFAHSFVRGNWRNVKTSTFSLMAKSCHDIDLIMFWMGDRKCNKIQSFGSLKHFRQDQKPKGAGQTCLSCPEEVERLCPYSAKKIYLDRLSPREIPHWPMSVVCDVEDHPKGYRHALTETLKSGPYGKCVYECDNDVVDHQVVNMEFENEATASFTMNAFTKDMRRETRICGTKGELRWDGSSHGPIEVFDFTTGKGDQIFPDQTVPASTRLRGHGGADFFMIDAFIKSVSSNDQSLILTGIKDSLRSHKVVFAAERSRLNNTIETVDI